CTTTTCCACTATATCGAAGTGATCGAGCCCGGGCAGCACGCTCAGATCGCACCGCATCCCGTACGATCGCAACAATTCGCTCATCTTAACGGCCATCTCACGAAACACATCACTATCGTGCTCGGCAACGTACACGTGAAACCGTAGCGCCccaccctgctgctgctcgacaaTCGGTCGCAGATGCTCGTAGCTAGCGTACAGCGGGGATAGCGATTTTGCATTCGCATCACTTATGCCGAGCAGATTGTCCTTGTTCACACTCTTCGTGTAGCGTAGCTCCTGCACATTGTAAACGCCCGAGATGAGATACACATCCTTGAGCAGGGCAAGCTCCTCGCCAACCGCATCCATGAACGGACGGTCCAGCATGCTAGCGATCAGGTGAGCACCAGCCGAATGGCCCGCGATCGAGATGTGTCTGGAGATGCGTGTGGAGAGAGGAAAACGGTTGttgaatgaattaaaaaaaaaggggaagctACACCCTCTATCTCACCGGACACCATTTTCGGTGGCATAGTTCAGCACAAACTCTCCGGCCGCCTTCATCTGCCGTACCAGCTCCTCCAGCGTTACCTCCGGGCACAGCTCGTAGCCCACGATCATCACGCGCACGCCACGGTCGACGAGCGGCTTTGCCGGATAGGCGGACGTTTCCTTCTCCAGCATCTGCCAGTAGCCACCGTGCACGTACACAAACAGCGGTGCATCCGGGGGCAGATTTTCACCGTAAATGTCGACCTTGTCCCGATCGCCACTGCCGTACGGGACGTCCAGCAGCGTTTCCAGCTGCTCCCTGTTCTTGTCGCTTTCTGTAACGAAAAGCGTTGATTTAGCGTGTGATTGTGCACGACCACATCTAGGAATAATCTCGAATACCACGGGCGAGGatgagacaaaaaaaaaccactaaCCACTTTTTACAAACTTCACATGAAAGTCGATCACTTCGGCGGGCGTTGGAAAGCGAACGCTCCACGCCGATGGGGAGTACTGCTTTTCCCACGTGATCAGCGTACTTTCCGAAGGTGGTCCACCTTCTTCCATCATTCCCTGGCAGGTTAACGGTGTCTTTCCGCCGCGAAACTGTACGTAGCGGGATAACTTCCCCAGCCAGCGGGTCACTTGTACGGGCGGTGTGGTGgtacttgctgctgctgctgctgctgctactacaaCTGTCCCCGATCCCGACTGGTATTGATTAGTGGCGAGCGCAAAACACAACACGACTAATGCCACCCTGCTGATGAGCGATCTGCAGCGACATGTACTGTGGTGAGTATGATGCGTTATCAGTAGGTCTTCTCCTCCAGCCCGTCCGAAGCCGATTTGCTTAGCCATGTTTTTTCGGGCCCGGTGGTGTTTGCTTTCGGCTTTGCTCTCGCTCCCTTTTCTTTGccttgcttttgcttttcgcCACTGTGACTGTATTATAAGCAGCACGCCCTCTCCCCCTCTTTTCTGCTTCAGGTAGCTCCTCTCGTCGGGTTACGGAAACGGGAAGGTCGGTAGACGGCTGGATCCTATTACGGTGCCCGCTTGGGCAGCGATGACTAAGCGTGCAGGCGACGAATGAAAACGGGGAAATGTAGAGGGAAGGAAACCTTACGTGCCCTTTCTCAGGCCGGCCGATCTTACCGGTGCGTTGACGGATACGAAACTGAAACCAATCGCTGTTCGAGTGGGGTGTTGAGATTCGTTTTAAAATAAGCGCTAGTTATTTGCCCGTTATCAAGCATGATAACACACTACAATATCTAGAGTTGCGCTAAGTTGCGCTGTTGAAACGATTGGCTATTTAAATGAGATACGATTTTCAAGTGGCAAGATGCGCGTGATTCGATTACTACGGCCCTGGTTACACACAGAGAGACATCGATCGATGATTGTACGGTGCTGCTATCGCAATAGAATGAATTAAGGGCATTAAAGAGTTGAaaagtaattttaaaataatattttaatcgttaaatttaaatccttAAGAGATAGATAACACTCTTTGTTCATATTGCTATTTAAGAGGCTTTAGAAACGTTCCAAAACCGCAACACTTTGCTAGGAAATAAGTGCGGAAAGCACGTGCATCTGATAAGCATTATCGTGTAGATCCGTACCCGCCAATTTCCTTTTCGCTCGTTCATTCAATCAGTTGCTTGGTTCTTTACCTCAATTTGAACAAAACCACGGAGGTGGTGATCAGTTTAtgcaattttaaataaaacaaaagataaaaatatttttttcaaaaattaatttaaaaaaatcaatttaatgtAAATAACCATTGATAAATCAAAACCATCTTTAAactataatttttaaaataacacaaaattgcaaaacaataTTTCCAATGCATAAAAtagttaaatttaataaaaaaaaataagccaACATTTAAGGGATGAATGTAACATCACCCTTCTAATCATATGTTCGGGTGAATGTCACCAACACTACCCTACTTTGTTTACAACCCTTCAACCGATAGCATTGCACCCTTGAAGCAGTGAGCAATTTCAAACCGGCTTGAACTGTCCCTTACGGTGTGTTGAATCTCTCGCTCATGCTTGCTCTTGCTATGGAAACTTCACCCCCCATTCAAGTAAGCTTGAAATTCCGAGTCCGTTACTAAAAACGTGCCGCTCACACATGCGTACGCGGTACACGCTGTCAAGTCCCGCTCTCCCTTTGCCAGCTGaatcaaaatgaaatgaatgaaacaaTGTGCCCCTTGGTGTCGTAATGCTTGGTGTCCCCACAGCGTGTTtttccatacacacacacacacacacacacaaacccactgGACGAGACAATGCGGAAGTGTGTGCCGTGATAAGGTGTAGTTCCATCGCATAAAATTGCCTGTTCATCGTGCGTTAATATCAGCAGCATCAGTTGACAACGCGCACACACGGCGGGAGAGTGCCAGCACAGTTCGCCACAAAACCCCTGTACCGCAAGGAGAAGGTTATTTCATCACCATGGTGGTTAAGGGCAGCGGTGTGATGTTGGTGAAATCCTTGCTCGGGTCACTGTTTTCCCACGAAACGAGAGGAATCGTTCAGCGGACGGCCGTACGATACAGCCATCACCATCAGGCGCACGATCTGGTGGAGGAGCACGATCGGCAACATGACGTAAGTAGGCGCAAGCGAGCGCGTGCGAAGAGACCAAAGTCCAGTGGAAGCGGTCATAAATCATTCTCCCCCTATTTCCCAACACTTCCAGGTGGAGGAGGTGCGCATTCCGGTGCCGTACGGTGAGATTGCCGGCAAGTGGTGGGGCCCACGGGACGTACGGCCGATCGTGTGCATTCACGGCTGGCAGGATAATGCGGGCACGTTCGATCGGCTGATCCCACTGCTACCGAAGCACATGAGCTTCCTGGCGCTGGACCTTCCCGGCCATGGGCTGTCCTCCCGCATCCCGGACGGCATGTCGTACCACACGCTGGACAACACGCTCAGCCTGTTCCACGTGATGCGCGAGTACCGCTGGAAGAAACTCTCGCTAATGGGCCACTCGATGGGTTCGATCATAAGCTTCCTGTTCACCTCAACCTTCCCCGATAAGGTCGATTTTTACATTGGCATCGATGCGCTCAAACCTCACATTGCCGATGCGGCCAAATTTCCGGGTCGGTTGGAAAAACGCCTGCCCCAGTCACTGCTGGCGGATGCGAGGAATCGGGAAAAGTCCGAACCACCGGCCTACCCGTACGAGGAGCTAATAGAACGGCTGCATCTCGGCACGAACAAATCGGTCACACGTGAGGCGGCTCCGTTTCTGCTGTATCGTAACACGCGCAAATCAACGCTCCATCCCGACCGATACTACTTTACGCGGGACAGCCGGCTAAAGTACGGGCTGGGGATGGGCTGGGATCAGGCGATCAATTTGGAGCTTGCCAAGCGGGTGGTGCAGCCGTACCTGTTCATCAAGGCGAAACACTCGCCCTACTACGAGGAGCGCAAGTACTTTGATGAGTTTGTGGAGCTGGTGAAGCGGAACAATCCACAGTTTGAGCTGGAGTTTGTGGACAGTACGCATCATCTGCATCTGACCGAGCCGGAAAAGGTGGTGCCGATTGTGGGACGGTTTCTCGGCAAGTACTGGAAGGAGGAGAGAGGATGAAATTAGTTAAGAGGTGAACGCGGGCAATGCGGggttaatttattgatttagagagtaataaaaacaaacgattgaAAGAATTCACTTAACTACCTCGACGGGATGTTTTACCTGGATAGACGTTTCATTATTGCAATAAATGTGAAGATTAATTGAGGATAAATCACAAAAGATTGAAAATGACGTTTTTTTAGCATCAAATTGCTCCGAAGCACGTGGTTTTGAACCGTTGAAATGGGTATCTGATAGATTTCCAACTAGATTATCAAGTAAAACTAATCTAGAGAGTACGATTGCACATTCCAATTGGATGCATGTAACAAATGGATTAAATGGACGTTAGATGATATTTTTctagttattttttaaagaaaaccGTGTAAAATTCAATCAACTTGATCGAAGGTTATTCCTGGCCAATAGTAAATGattattaaattgttttttcctaaatgttttaaaaccgCTGAATTTAAGCTGAACAGAAAATCTAATAGGAAAATGATCTCATGACAGTCTGCTACTGACCTACATACTCACCTAACCAAACTGCCCGTAAAGGGTTTACGGGTTTCCGTGCACCATTTACAGTTCAGTGCACACGCACTGCTCtcttcacgcacacacaaacccatgCATCGTAGAGCTCCACTCGTTTCACCCCATTATCAATCGTATCCAAACGCGAGGTGGCAGCAGACACACGAAAACCACGGAGCAAAAAAGGCACAGCAGCCCCCGCACGGTTATCATGGCATCCAAGCAGGCTCGAGCAGTTCAAACCAATCGTACCGCCTCGCAGCAAGACGATGAAGAGAGCCGTCGAGCCATCAGTAACGTGGAGCATCATCCGCTGATTCGCTTTATCGAACTGCAAGACAAACAGAACGGTGTAAGACAATTTCGTGGCCTTTAGAGGAGATTCCATTACAGCTTTACCGGCTTaccttttctttgctttcttttccacTTCCACCAAGGTAACTGAAGTGCAAATTCCCGTCCCGTACGGCAGCATCGCTGGGAAGTGGTTTGGACCGAAAAATGTTCGCCCCATCCTGTGCCTACACGGATGGCTCGATAACAGTGGTACGTTCGATCGGCTCATTCCCCTACTGCCGCCCGACGTGAGCTTCCTGGCGATCGATCTACCCGGCCATGGATATTCCTCCCGCATCCCGGACGGTATGTCGTACTTCCAGGTCGACTGTATCCCACTCATCCTTCGCATTATGCGCGAGTACGGCTGGTCGAAGGTGTCCCTGATGGCACACTCCATGGGCGCAGTGATAATGTTCATCTTTGCCGCCCTGTTCCCGGACAAGGTCGATCTACTGATCGGGCTCGATGCGCTCAAGCCGCTCAGCTTCTATCCCGACCGCTTCCCGGAGCGTATGCACAAACAGGTGCTGAAGTTTATACAGGCCGATCTAAGGAATCAGGAAAAATCGGAACCCCCATCCTACACGTACGAAGAGATGATGGACCGGCTGTACGAAGGGACGGCTGCTTCGGTGTCGCGCGAAACCTGTCCCTACCTGCTGCAGCGTAACATAAAGCCATCGCGCAAGTTTCCCGGCAAGTACTACTTCGATCGGGACAATCGTATGAAATATAACGTCATTTCCGGCTGGTCGGACGATGTCAATGCGGAGCTGGGGAAGCGTATAACGGCACCGTTTCTGACGGTGAAAGCGATGGATTCACCGTACCCCGGTTCGAAGGAGGGTTTTGACCAAATGGTGGACATTTTGAAGAAAGCAAACCCCAAGTATGAGGTGGTGTACGTGCCCGGATCGCACCATGTACATCTGACCGAGCCGGAACATGTCgtaccggtggtggtggatttCCTGCGACGATACTGGCAGAAGGAGGTGGACGTAGTTAGCAAGCTTTAAACTGCGGGGTCTGAAGGGTACAAAGCGGGTATTAACATTAGGTAAAATAACGGTGTACAGGGTTTAATGGCGGTTTAATTGTAGGCAAGGGAGAAATATAAGAGCTAATTAGTTCATGTTTTTAAAcgcaaaaaagagaaaaaatggGAGCACCTCTCCCTTTTCAACTGCTTAATCAACCTCCCCCTTTGATTgtcagtgtgtgcgtgagcgcatGAGGCGCATCTACGAGGCGTTCGCGTCATACGCCAAACTTCTCCGCACGCTAAACATCGCCCGTCTGCGTAATAACAGTGCAACTTGCGGCCATGAGTGCGCATAAATCTTTGCGCGATAAGATGTTGATAAAGGTGGCGAACGGCTCCGGCAATCCCGCTGCTTGAGAGCGTTAGTGCGTTTTGCTCCGTATCGAATCGAGCTGTAATTTGTGACCACACGAACATCCACTCTGGGTCGCGTAATTGGgattgagagaaaaaaatggacaCGCAATCGCTGGAAACGCTCGTCGAGCGGCATGATCGTGAACACGGCGTAAGTCTTGCCCTTTGCGTGCAACACCAAACAACATCTTTTCACTAGTGGCTTCTCTTCTTCCCCCGTTAAAATGGTACAGGTACAGGAGGTACGCATCCGCGTCCCGTTCGGTGAGCTGGCCGGTAAGTGGTGGGGCCCCCGGAACGTCCGCCCGATCGTGTGCCTGCACGGCTGGCAGGACAATGCCGGCACGTTCGACACACTGATCCCGCTACTGCCGTCCCACATGAGCTTCCTGGCGCTGGACCTACCCGGCCACGGGTATTCCTCCCGCATCCCGGACGGTATGTCCTACCAGCCGATGAACGTGTTCTATCTGCTCAACTTCGTAATGCACGAGTACGGCTGGCGCAAAATATCGCTCCTGAGCCACTCGATGGGCTCGGTGCTGCACTACGCGTACGCGGCCATCTTCCCGACCCGCGTCGACCTGCTCATCTCGCTCGATGCGCTCAAGCCGCAAATCTTTCGCCCCGCAGGGCTCGTATCGATGATGGCGGAACTAACGCCCGAGCTGCTGCGGGCGGATCTGCGCAATCAGGAAAGGACGGAACCACCGTCCTACACGTACGCCGAAACGGTCGATCGGTTGTACGAGGGTGCGGTGAACTCGATCACCCGCGAAGCTTGTCCCTTTCTGCTGCAGCGCAATCTGCGCAAATCGGCCAAATTCCCCGACCGGTACTACTTTGCGCGGGACAGTCGGTTAAAGTACGGGACCGGGTTTTTGTGGTCGCAGGAGGTTAACAAACGGTTGGCGCTGAACCTAACGATGCCGTTTCTGTTTGTGAAGGCAACGGAATCACCGTACTGGGAGCGGAAGCAGTACTACGACGAGGTGATCGAGATACTGGAGCGCAATAATGCGCGGTTTGAGCTGCGGTATGTGGAGGGCACGCACCATGTGCATCTGTCCCATCCGGAGCGGGTGGCGCCGGTGGTGGCGGACTTTCTGAATCGCTACTGGCAAAGGGATGAGGAGATGGCGAGTAAGCTTTAGGACGGGTGTGTTCGATGGGGACTGGTTTTTTGGAGGGGAAGCTAATGTTATCTACGGGTTTtggggaatgtatttttgtgataaataaacaatttctattataaaaatgatttacCCCCATTTTGCTAAAAACGCCCCTAAAGAATTCTATTCACCGTGAAACTAGTTTTAGGCGTTTAAATTTGCATACGAAGCTTTTACGCACGTTTTAGGCACGAGGCGAGGCATTAATCTCAAGGTCATTCTGTCGGTCTAGCCTCCGCGTTAAGGCAAGCAACAGACGCCTTAGAGCTTCAAACCAATTTATGTAAGTGATCCCCACCCCAAAAGTGGCGTTGTTTCTCCACAAAGAAAGTTCGAACGAAAATCACCCCAATAATAAGATCTTCGTGACAGGTTTAAGGTAAAACAGAGTGGGAGAGGGGGGATGGTTTATCTAACACGCGCGTGTAACTTAATCCCCAACCGCTGCCAACTCACATAATCACAAAGAGTGAGCTACGCGATCGATCGGTTTTtttccatcaccaccaccaccaccaccacgaacaCGTGGAGCAATGGTGGGGAGACTTCCGAAGATTGGTTGGAGTCCCAAAACTTTTCCGTTACACGTACCCGCTGCTCGGTCAACCGAGCTAGACCTCTTTGAGTTTGAGCTCTTCCGTATCTGTGTAGTGTGTGTATGCCTCTGCCTCTCCCGGGTTAGTGTCACTCATCATGGCCGAGGCGAAGCGACGCATGGTACAGCAGAACGATCAGCTGCACGGTGTAAGTAAGCAGGATCACCCTGGCAAAATgggaacacacacaaatcattACAAAAGTGTACCCCTTTCCGCAAAGGTGCAAGAGGAACGCATTGACCTACCCTTCGGTGCGCTGGTCGGCAAGTGGTGGGGACCGCGTGATCTTCGCCCGATCGTGTGCCTGCACGGCTGGATGGATAATGCCGGTTCGTTCGATCGCCTAATTCCGCTGCTACCAAAGCACATCAGCTTCCTGGCGATCGATATCCCTGGGCACGGTCGGTCCGCACACCTTCCGGCCGGGGTCGCCTACAACGCACTGGACACACTGCGCCTGCTGCTCCATCTGATGCAACACTACGGCTGGGGGCGCATTTCGCTCATGAGCCACTCGATCGGTGCCGTGATGAGTTACGTGTTTGCGGGCGTATTTCCCGAACGGGTCGATCTGCTCGTGT
This sequence is a window from Anopheles merus strain MAF chromosome 3R, AmerM5.1, whole genome shotgun sequence. Protein-coding genes within it:
- the LOC121597923 gene encoding probable serine hydrolase — its product is MASKQARAVQTNRTASQQDDEESRRAISNVEHHPLIRFIELQDKQNGVTEVQIPVPYGSIAGKWFGPKNVRPILCLHGWLDNSGTFDRLIPLLPPDVSFLAIDLPGHGYSSRIPDGMSYFQVDCIPLILRIMREYGWSKVSLMAHSMGAVIMFIFAALFPDKVDLLIGLDALKPLSFYPDRFPERMHKQVLKFIQADLRNQEKSEPPSYTYEEMMDRLYEGTAASVSRETCPYLLQRNIKPSRKFPGKYYFDRDNRMKYNVISGWSDDVNAELGKRITAPFLTVKAMDSPYPGSKEGFDQMVDILKKANPKYEVVYVPGSHHVHLTEPEHVVPVVVDFLRRYWQKEVDVVSKL
- the LOC121597922 gene encoding probable serine hydrolase; its protein translation is MVVKGSGVMLVKSLLGSLFSHETRGIVQRTAVRYSHHHQAHDLVEEHDRQHDVEEVRIPVPYGEIAGKWWGPRDVRPIVCIHGWQDNAGTFDRLIPLLPKHMSFLALDLPGHGLSSRIPDGMSYHTLDNTLSLFHVMREYRWKKLSLMGHSMGSIISFLFTSTFPDKVDFYIGIDALKPHIADAAKFPGRLEKRLPQSLLADARNREKSEPPAYPYEELIERLHLGTNKSVTREAAPFLLYRNTRKSTLHPDRYYFTRDSRLKYGLGMGWDQAINLELAKRVVQPYLFIKAKHSPYYEERKYFDEFVELVKRNNPQFELEFVDSTHHLHLTEPEKVVPIVGRFLGKYWKEERG
- the LOC121597917 gene encoding kynurenine formamidase, whose product is MAKQIGFGRAGGEDLLITHHTHHSTCRCRSLISRVALVVLCFALATNQYQSGSGTVVVAAAAAAASTTTPPVQVTRWLGKLSRYVQFRGGKTPLTCQGMMEEGGPPSESTLITWEKQYSPSAWSVRFPTPAEVIDFHVKFVKSESDKNREQLETLLDVPYGSGDRDKVDIYGENLPPDAPLFVYVHGGYWQMLEKETSAYPAKPLVDRGVRVMIVGYELCPEVTLEELVRQMKAAGEFVLNYATENGVRHISIAGHSAGAHLIASMLDRPFMDAVGEELALLKDVYLISGVYNVQELRYTKSVNKDNLLGISDANAKSLSPLYASYEHLRPIVEQQQGGALRFHVYVAEHDSDVFREMAVKMSELLRSYGMRCDLSVLPGLDHFDIVEKLASADYTITAAILAGVAATGEKS
- the LOC121597925 gene encoding probable serine hydrolase, which encodes MDTQSLETLVERHDREHGVQEVRIRVPFGELAGKWWGPRNVRPIVCLHGWQDNAGTFDTLIPLLPSHMSFLALDLPGHGYSSRIPDGMSYQPMNVFYLLNFVMHEYGWRKISLLSHSMGSVLHYAYAAIFPTRVDLLISLDALKPQIFRPAGLVSMMAELTPELLRADLRNQERTEPPSYTYAETVDRLYEGAVNSITREACPFLLQRNLRKSAKFPDRYYFARDSRLKYGTGFLWSQEVNKRLALNLTMPFLFVKATESPYWERKQYYDEVIEILERNNARFELRYVEGTHHVHLSHPERVAPVVADFLNRYWQRDEEMASKL